A DNA window from Paenibacillus andongensis contains the following coding sequences:
- a CDS encoding DUF4227 family protein produces MAMIFSYRKLLVRLRFILLFMTLTVILYQVMVILTGWIQPVNKYRTPTGKSVKVFGYHEHASVSDTGKMSDRLRLFYWYGE; encoded by the coding sequence ATGGCTATGATATTTTCATATCGAAAACTCCTTGTTCGCTTACGGTTTATATTACTTTTTATGACTTTGACAGTGATTCTATATCAAGTTATGGTTATTCTAACCGGATGGATTCAACCTGTGAACAAATACAGAACACCAACGGGAAAGTCCGTCAAGGTGTTTGGCTATCACGAGCATGCTTCGGTTTCGGATACAGGTAAAATGAGTGACCGTTTGCGTTTATTTTATTGGTATGGGGAATAA
- a CDS encoding endonuclease Q family protein produces the protein MNAYYVDLHIHIGRSENGQAVKISAANDLTFFNIAQEAAVRKGMEIIGIIDCHSPSVQDDIMTYLDRGEMVELEGGGIRYQDTTVILGSEIEVRDPGMGPAHLLAYMPNLALMQGFTQWMKGHMKNVELSSQRIYAPARVVQEEVLGRGGILIPAHIFTPHKSVYGSATSKMEHLLDVKGISAVELGLSADSDMAGLISELDPFTFVTNSDAHSLSKIGREYNEMKLAAPTYEELVKALHRQDERGILANYGLNPRLGKYHRTYCSLCESVLDESETTAERCADCGSNKIIRGVMDRIMNLADREMAYLPPYRPPYHFQVPLEFIPGLGPKKLDQLLHRFGTEMNVLHRTTPEELASEVGEEIAAYIVKAREGTLQLEVGGGGRYGKVKNRS, from the coding sequence ATGAATGCTTATTATGTTGATCTCCATATTCACATAGGTCGATCAGAGAATGGACAAGCGGTGAAGATCAGCGCTGCGAATGACCTGACTTTCTTCAATATTGCGCAGGAAGCTGCCGTCAGAAAAGGAATGGAGATCATAGGGATTATCGACTGTCACTCGCCTTCCGTACAGGATGACATCATGACGTACTTGGATCGTGGTGAGATGGTGGAGCTGGAAGGCGGCGGCATCCGGTATCAGGACACAACGGTTATACTGGGCAGTGAAATAGAAGTGCGCGACCCAGGCATGGGCCCGGCCCATTTGCTTGCTTATATGCCAAATCTTGCGTTGATGCAGGGATTCACGCAATGGATGAAGGGTCACATGAAAAATGTGGAGCTAAGCTCTCAACGCATTTATGCACCTGCTCGCGTAGTTCAAGAAGAAGTACTCGGCAGGGGCGGCATCCTTATACCCGCGCATATTTTCACTCCGCACAAGAGTGTGTACGGAAGCGCGACTTCTAAGATGGAGCACCTTCTTGATGTTAAGGGCATCTCAGCTGTTGAGCTTGGTTTAAGTGCTGATTCCGATATGGCTGGATTAATTTCGGAGCTCGATCCATTCACGTTCGTTACGAACTCAGATGCTCACTCTCTTAGTAAAATCGGACGTGAATACAACGAAATGAAGCTGGCTGCCCCTACTTATGAGGAACTCGTCAAAGCGCTGCATCGTCAAGATGAACGCGGTATACTAGCGAACTACGGCCTTAATCCACGACTTGGTAAATACCACCGAACCTATTGCAGCTTATGCGAATCTGTTCTGGATGAAAGTGAAACGACCGCTGAGCGCTGTGCCGACTGTGGCAGTAATAAAATCATCAGAGGAGTCATGGATCGGATTATGAACTTAGCAGACCGTGAAATGGCTTACCTCCCGCCTTATCGACCTCCGTATCATTTTCAAGTTCCATTAGAATTTATCCCTGGTTTAGGGCCTAAGAAGCTTGATCAGCTGCTTCACCGCTTCGGAACGGAAATGAATGTCCTGCATCGAACGACCCCGGAGGAGCTTGCAAGTGAAGTTGGTGAAGAAATTGCTGCTTATATTGTAAAAGCGCGAGAAGGCACTTTACAGCTTGAGGTTGGCGGCGGGGGTAGGTACGGCAAAGTTAAAAATCGTTCATAG
- a CDS encoding M20/M25/M40 family metallo-hydrolase translates to MIQQNRLVEEFISLVQVDSETRFEQEICVVLKEKFGRLGLHVMEDNSMAKSGHGSGNLICTLEATDSNAAIPAIFFTSHMDTVAPGKGIKPQIGDDGYIRSDGTTILGSDDKAGIAAMIEGIQVLKEQNIPHGRIQFVITAGEESGLKGARAMDRSVMEAEFGFALDSNGAIGDIATAAPGRAEIEIVFHGKSAHAGVNPEDGISAIQVASKAVSRMSLGRIDSETTANIGSFSGVGPLNVVCDKVKMEAEARSIVQHKLEAQIAAMKEACESAAADAGTTCEFNADIVYASYMHEDSAPIVQLTSRALSTLGLTARTFHSGGGSDANIFNGMGIPTVNLAVGYHEIHTTKEHIAISDLVKTAELVVALVKEAAKV, encoded by the coding sequence ATGATTCAGCAAAATCGTTTGGTGGAAGAGTTCATCTCCTTAGTGCAAGTAGACAGCGAGACCCGATTTGAGCAAGAGATTTGTGTCGTTCTTAAAGAAAAGTTCGGACGTTTAGGGCTGCATGTCATGGAAGATAATTCGATGGCGAAAAGCGGCCACGGATCAGGTAATTTGATCTGTACACTTGAAGCAACCGACAGCAACGCAGCTATTCCGGCTATTTTCTTCACTTCTCATATGGACACGGTAGCTCCTGGGAAAGGTATCAAGCCGCAAATTGGCGATGATGGCTATATCCGCAGCGACGGAACGACGATCCTTGGCAGCGATGACAAAGCGGGTATCGCGGCGATGATCGAAGGCATACAAGTGTTAAAAGAGCAAAACATCCCACATGGCCGCATTCAATTCGTGATAACGGCAGGGGAAGAGAGCGGTCTGAAAGGCGCTCGTGCCATGGATCGCAGTGTTATGGAAGCTGAGTTCGGCTTCGCACTTGATTCGAACGGCGCCATTGGCGATATCGCGACAGCAGCGCCTGGCCGTGCTGAAATAGAAATTGTATTCCACGGAAAGTCAGCTCATGCCGGCGTTAATCCAGAAGATGGCATCAGTGCCATCCAAGTAGCAAGCAAAGCGGTTTCGCGTATGTCGCTTGGTCGAATTGATAGCGAAACTACAGCGAATATCGGCAGTTTCTCAGGCGTAGGTCCCTTGAACGTGGTATGCGATAAAGTGAAGATGGAAGCGGAAGCTCGCAGCATTGTTCAGCACAAGCTGGAAGCGCAAATCGCCGCGATGAAAGAGGCTTGTGAATCAGCTGCAGCTGATGCTGGCACCACTTGCGAGTTTAATGCGGATATTGTGTATGCTTCCTATATGCATGAAGACTCTGCTCCGATTGTTCAATTGACTTCTAGAGCACTCTCAACACTTGGATTGACAGCTCGAACTTTCCACTCCGGTGGCGGCAGTGATGCGAATATCTTTAACGGAATGGGCATACCAACGGTTAATCTCGCGGTTGGATACCATGAAATTCATACTACGAAAGAACATATTGCCATCAGTGATTTAGTCAAAACGGCTGAATTAGTCGTAGCTCTCGTGAAGGAAGCTGCGAAAGTTTAA
- a CDS encoding purine-nucleoside phosphorylase, whose amino-acid sequence MSETSMIQKIQEAAAFISKETNIKPQIGLILGSGLGVLADLIEQPIVVDYSKIPHFPVSTVEGHAGELVVGTIQGKQVLVMKGRFHAYEGYGAETVSFPVRVMKELGVKTLIVTNAAGGINESYQVGDLMVISDHLNLTYRNPLIGPNDSALGVRFPDMSEAYSKRLRKLAHEVAASQNFHLQEGVYVGLLGPNYETPAEIRMFRTLGGDSVGMSTVPEVIVARHAGIEVLGFSCISNMASGILDQPLSHAEVMETTEKVKPKFLKLVLGIIEAL is encoded by the coding sequence ATGTCCGAGACGTCCATGATTCAAAAAATTCAAGAAGCAGCTGCATTTATTAGCAAAGAAACGAATATTAAACCCCAAATTGGACTGATTTTAGGTTCGGGTCTCGGCGTTCTTGCTGATCTTATTGAGCAGCCTATCGTTGTAGATTACTCGAAAATTCCCCATTTCCCAGTGTCCACCGTGGAAGGGCATGCCGGGGAATTGGTCGTGGGTACGATTCAAGGCAAGCAAGTGTTAGTGATGAAAGGCCGTTTTCATGCTTACGAAGGCTATGGCGCGGAAACGGTTTCTTTTCCAGTAAGAGTCATGAAAGAGCTAGGTGTGAAAACGTTGATCGTAACGAATGCAGCGGGTGGAATCAATGAATCTTATCAGGTTGGCGATCTGATGGTCATAAGTGATCATCTGAATTTGACCTACCGCAATCCGCTCATCGGCCCGAATGATTCGGCTTTAGGTGTTCGCTTTCCGGACATGTCGGAAGCTTACAGCAAGCGTCTGCGTAAATTGGCGCACGAAGTGGCGGCTTCACAGAACTTCCACTTACAAGAAGGCGTATATGTGGGACTTCTCGGACCTAACTATGAAACTCCAGCAGAGATTCGCATGTTCCGCACATTAGGCGGGGATTCCGTTGGTATGTCGACGGTACCGGAAGTGATTGTAGCACGTCATGCAGGAATTGAAGTGCTTGGTTTCTCCTGTATTTCGAATATGGCATCAGGTATTTTGGACCAGCCGCTCTCCCATGCAGAAGTTATGGAAACGACGGAGAAAGTAAAGCCTAAGTTTTTGAAATTAGTACTGGGCATTATTGAAGCACTTTAA
- a CDS encoding NUDIX hydrolase, which produces MTLHKKFEEITIKSEPIFKGKIISLQVDHVLLPNGESATREIVKHPGAVAVIPLLGHKMIVVEQYRKPLEKSQVEIPAGKLDAGEEPLKAALRELEEETGFRTENIRLVSSFYTSPGFADEIIHLYIAEDLVKGDANPDEDEFLECEAITLEQAQQYIREGRISDAKTIMAVYAWQLYLLTGQI; this is translated from the coding sequence ATGACATTACACAAAAAATTCGAAGAAATAACTATCAAGTCCGAACCTATTTTCAAAGGTAAAATCATTTCACTTCAGGTGGATCATGTCCTACTCCCAAATGGGGAATCCGCAACACGTGAAATCGTAAAGCACCCTGGCGCTGTGGCTGTGATTCCTCTGCTAGGGCATAAAATGATCGTTGTGGAACAATATCGAAAACCGCTTGAGAAAAGTCAGGTCGAGATCCCGGCAGGCAAACTGGATGCAGGTGAAGAGCCGCTTAAGGCAGCTTTACGCGAATTAGAGGAAGAAACAGGCTTTCGCACGGAAAATATCAGGTTGGTCAGTTCCTTCTATACATCACCAGGTTTCGCGGATGAAATCATTCATCTTTATATCGCAGAAGATTTGGTGAAGGGCGATGCCAATCCGGATGAGGATGAGTTCCTTGAATGCGAAGCGATCACTTTGGAACAAGCTCAGCAGTACATACGTGAAGGGCGAATTAGTGATGCGAAGACGATTATGGCTGTTTACGCCTGGCAGCTGTACCTTTTGACGGGACAAATCTAA
- a CDS encoding purine-nucleoside phosphorylase, protein MELTYIEKIKEAASFIEQRLGSVKPVIGLVLGSGLGDMANQVEQPIAIDYSEVPHFPVSTVEGHEGRFVVGTLEGKPVIVMQGRFHYYEGYDMKKVVFPVYVMKAIGVQTVVMTNAAGGMNRAFKAGDLMVISDHLNMTGDNPLIGPNHADLGVRFPDMSEAYNREYRKLAHELAQTVVGEDGVPLKLQEGVYAGITGPTYCTPAELTMLARIGGDAIGMSTVGEVIAARHAGLKVLGISCITDMAIGEELEPLTHEQVVAVANRTKPKFIALVKAFVREVRLG, encoded by the coding sequence ATGGAACTGACTTACATAGAGAAAATCAAAGAAGCAGCGAGCTTTATTGAGCAGCGTTTAGGCAGTGTTAAGCCTGTGATCGGATTAGTATTGGGATCAGGATTGGGAGATATGGCGAATCAGGTTGAGCAGCCGATAGCCATCGATTATAGTGAGGTTCCTCACTTTCCCGTTTCAACCGTTGAAGGTCATGAAGGTCGTTTTGTTGTAGGCACACTAGAAGGTAAGCCGGTCATCGTTATGCAGGGACGTTTTCATTATTATGAAGGTTATGATATGAAAAAGGTTGTATTTCCTGTTTACGTGATGAAAGCGATCGGCGTTCAGACCGTTGTGATGACGAACGCGGCAGGCGGCATGAATCGAGCATTCAAAGCAGGAGATCTTATGGTCATCAGCGACCATCTGAACATGACGGGAGATAACCCTCTTATCGGGCCTAACCATGCTGATCTCGGTGTTCGTTTCCCAGACATGTCGGAAGCTTACAACCGCGAATACCGTAAGCTGGCGCATGAGCTGGCACAAACGGTCGTAGGAGAAGATGGCGTGCCGCTGAAGCTGCAGGAAGGGGTCTATGCGGGGATTACAGGCCCAACCTACTGTACGCCAGCTGAACTTACAATGTTAGCTCGTATCGGCGGCGACGCGATTGGCATGTCCACGGTGGGTGAAGTTATTGCTGCACGTCATGCAGGTCTTAAGGTATTAGGGATATCGTGTATTACCGATATGGCGATAGGCGAAGAGCTGGAACCTTTGACGCATGAGCAAGTTGTAGCTGTCGCAAATCGGACGAAACCGAAGTTCATTGCTCTCGTTAAGGCTTTTGTTCGTGAGGTCCGTCTGGGATAA
- the xerD gene encoding site-specific tyrosine recombinase XerD, with product MTNDLQSFIRFLSVERGLSRNTLESYERDLQQFVDYLQQQGITGWRDSGKTHISGYLSQLKMFGRASATLSRNMVSIRALYQYLVKERVMDSDPSIYVEAPKLEKKLPKVLTIGEVEKLLDAPQTELVSGARDKAMLELLYATGIRVSELISLNVTDINLHMGFIRCMGKSDKERNIPLSSIAIRCLTTYIHNYRMKLLKKTTDEEALFIGHLGTRMTRQGFWKILKKYASEMNIANEITPHALRHSFAAHLIENGADLRSVQEMLGHSDISSTQMYVQVTKLKMKDVYNLAHPRANL from the coding sequence ATGACGAATGACCTGCAATCCTTCATCCGATTTTTGTCAGTTGAACGGGGACTATCGCGGAATACGCTGGAGTCCTATGAAAGAGACCTACAGCAATTTGTTGATTATCTACAGCAGCAAGGCATCACGGGTTGGAGAGATTCAGGGAAAACTCACATCTCAGGATATTTATCGCAGCTGAAAATGTTCGGACGAGCATCGGCAACCTTGTCTCGTAATATGGTTTCCATTCGAGCACTTTATCAATATTTAGTGAAAGAACGTGTCATGGATTCAGATCCAAGTATTTATGTGGAGGCCCCCAAGTTGGAAAAAAAGCTTCCAAAAGTGCTGACAATTGGTGAGGTAGAGAAGCTGCTCGATGCACCACAAACTGAGCTTGTAAGCGGCGCACGTGATAAGGCTATGCTCGAGCTGCTCTATGCGACAGGGATTCGAGTATCGGAGCTCATTTCTCTGAATGTAACGGATATCAATTTGCATATGGGCTTCATCCGCTGTATGGGTAAATCGGATAAAGAACGCAATATTCCTCTTAGCTCAATCGCCATTCGGTGTTTAACGACTTATATACATAATTATCGGATGAAGTTATTGAAAAAAACGACGGATGAAGAAGCCTTATTTATCGGTCATTTGGGAACAAGGATGACAAGGCAAGGTTTTTGGAAGATTTTGAAAAAATATGCGAGTGAGATGAATATCGCGAATGAGATAACACCGCATGCTTTAAGGCATTCCTTCGCTGCCCATTTAATTGAGAATGGCGCAGATCTGAGATCGGTTCAAGAAATGCTGGGACATTCCGATATTTCCTCGACACAAATGTATGTTCAAGTCACCAAGCTCAAAATGAAGGACGTTTACAACCTTGCACACCCGAGAGCGAATTTATAA
- the deoB gene encoding phosphopentomutase, whose protein sequence is MRFERICLIVLDSVGIGELPDAKQFGDSGAHTLGHIAEKVNGFALPNLQRMGLGSIADIKGIPATDSPEGYYGKMAEVSVGKDTMTGHWELMGLRITTPFNVFPNGFPAKLISQFEQETGRKVIGNKPASGTEILDELGEEQMKTGAWIVYTSADSVFQLAAHEDIIPLEELYRACKIARRLTMQDEFAVGRVIARPYLGEPGAFKRTPNRHDYAVKPPAPTVMNHLKDAGFDVIAIGKINDIFDGEGVTKATSTKSNLDGIQKTIEVLGTSYKGLAFTNLVDFDSLFGHRRDPEGYGRSLEEFDAYVPQLKAGLGPKDLLILTADHGNDPVHPGTDHTREYVPILLYSPSFQLPASLGIRGTFADLGATIADNFGVSATDQGESFLHLLK, encoded by the coding sequence GTGCGCTTCGAACGAATATGTTTAATTGTATTGGATAGTGTAGGCATCGGCGAATTACCGGATGCCAAGCAATTTGGCGATAGTGGCGCTCACACACTAGGACATATTGCAGAGAAAGTAAACGGATTTGCACTCCCTAATTTACAGCGAATGGGACTAGGGAGCATTGCTGATATTAAAGGGATTCCTGCTACAGATTCACCCGAAGGATATTATGGAAAAATGGCTGAGGTCTCTGTTGGGAAAGACACGATGACTGGACACTGGGAATTGATGGGGCTTCGAATCACTACACCATTTAATGTATTCCCCAATGGATTTCCAGCCAAATTGATTTCTCAATTTGAGCAGGAGACAGGGCGTAAGGTCATAGGTAATAAGCCGGCCTCAGGCACTGAAATTTTAGATGAGCTCGGAGAAGAGCAGATGAAAACAGGGGCTTGGATCGTTTATACATCTGCCGATAGTGTATTTCAATTAGCTGCGCATGAAGACATCATTCCGTTAGAAGAGCTGTATCGGGCATGTAAGATTGCCAGACGGTTAACTATGCAGGATGAGTTTGCGGTGGGCAGAGTAATTGCAAGACCGTACCTCGGGGAGCCTGGTGCTTTCAAACGTACACCGAATCGCCATGATTATGCCGTGAAGCCGCCAGCGCCTACAGTTATGAATCATTTGAAAGATGCTGGATTTGATGTGATTGCGATTGGAAAAATCAATGATATTTTTGATGGTGAAGGTGTTACAAAAGCCACGTCAACGAAAAGTAATCTAGATGGTATTCAGAAGACAATTGAAGTTCTGGGCACCTCATACAAAGGTCTGGCTTTTACGAATCTTGTTGATTTTGACTCGCTGTTTGGTCATCGTCGTGATCCTGAGGGCTATGGAAGGTCACTGGAGGAATTTGATGCTTATGTGCCTCAGCTCAAAGCAGGTCTAGGACCTAAGGATTTATTAATCCTTACAGCGGACCATGGCAATGATCCTGTGCATCCGGGAACCGACCATACGCGCGAATATGTACCTATTTTGTTGTATAGCCCAAGCTTTCAGTTACCTGCATCGCTTGGCATTCGCGGAACTTTCGCTGATCTGGGAGCAACTATCGCAGATAATTTTGGCGTGAGTGCAACTGATCAAGGCGAGAGTTTCTTACATCTTTTAAAATAA
- the ald gene encoding alanine dehydrogenase, whose product MVVGVPKEIKNNENRVALTPGGAGMLLMAGHQVLVEAGAGVGSGFGDEDYAREGAVIVADAAEVWASSDMIMKVKEPLPAEYGYFREGQMLFTYLHLAAAGDLAEHLLSKKVTGIAYETIQLPNGSLPLLTPMSEVAGRMSVQIGAHFLEKFYGGRGILLGGVPGVPPADVIILGGGIVGTNAAKMALGLGANVVIIERSADRMRALDDIFGGRLRTLMSNPHNIASAVQKADLLIGAVLIPGARAPRLVTEAMVQSMKPGAVIVDVAVDQGGSIETIDRVTTHSNPTYEKHGVLHYAVANMPGAVPRTSTLGLTNVTIPYAMELANKGFTQAIEANYALQLGVNTYKGSVTHPAVAEALGMPYVKLSDLS is encoded by the coding sequence ATTGTAGTTGGGGTTCCAAAAGAAATCAAAAACAATGAAAACAGAGTGGCGTTAACGCCTGGCGGAGCGGGTATGCTCTTGATGGCAGGACATCAAGTGCTTGTTGAAGCTGGAGCTGGAGTTGGCAGCGGCTTCGGGGATGAGGACTATGCTCGTGAAGGTGCCGTTATTGTCGCGGATGCAGCTGAGGTATGGGCCTCCAGCGATATGATAATGAAAGTCAAGGAACCACTACCCGCAGAGTATGGTTATTTCCGAGAAGGCCAGATGTTGTTCACATATTTGCATTTGGCAGCAGCAGGAGACTTGGCAGAACATTTGCTAAGTAAGAAAGTGACAGGGATTGCCTACGAAACAATTCAACTTCCGAATGGCTCACTTCCGCTTTTGACACCGATGAGTGAAGTAGCTGGCCGGATGTCGGTACAGATCGGCGCCCACTTTCTGGAAAAGTTCTATGGGGGACGCGGAATATTATTGGGTGGTGTTCCAGGTGTGCCGCCAGCTGATGTCATTATTTTGGGCGGAGGGATCGTTGGAACGAACGCGGCCAAAATGGCGCTAGGACTTGGAGCTAATGTTGTGATTATTGAACGGAGTGCGGATCGGATGAGAGCTCTGGACGATATATTCGGGGGAAGACTGCGAACATTAATGTCTAATCCACATAATATTGCGAGTGCTGTACAGAAGGCGGATTTATTAATTGGCGCTGTTCTTATTCCTGGCGCAAGAGCTCCAAGATTAGTAACGGAAGCTATGGTTCAAAGCATGAAGCCAGGCGCTGTCATTGTGGATGTTGCTGTGGACCAAGGTGGATCGATTGAAACGATTGACCGTGTGACAACTCACAGCAATCCCACTTATGAGAAGCATGGTGTGCTGCATTATGCGGTTGCCAATATGCCTGGTGCCGTTCCGCGAACTTCAACGCTTGGGTTAACCAATGTGACGATACCTTATGCCATGGAGCTTGCCAATAAAGGTTTTACACAGGCAATAGAAGCTAATTACGCACTCCAATTAGGCGTGAATACGTACAAGGGAAGCGTAACGCATCCCGCGGTGGCTGAGGCTCTAGGAATGCCGTATGTGAAGTTGTCCGATCTGTCATAA
- the fur gene encoding ferric iron uptake transcriptional regulator, translating to MEARIEKIKQQLQSQGYKLTPQREATVRVLLENEQDHLSAEDVFMLVKDKAPEIGLATVYRTLELLSELHVLEKMNFGDGVARYDLRDDSTRHHHHHLICVQCGSVDEIMEDWLGPLEERLEQDFHFQVLDHRLDFQGICYRCNDRGKPDSLDKSKITVSE from the coding sequence ATGGAAGCAAGGATCGAGAAGATTAAGCAGCAATTGCAATCCCAAGGGTACAAACTAACCCCTCAACGGGAAGCGACAGTACGCGTACTTTTAGAGAATGAACAAGATCATTTAAGTGCTGAAGATGTGTTTATGCTTGTGAAGGACAAGGCCCCAGAGATCGGACTGGCGACAGTGTACCGGACTCTAGAGCTGCTGAGTGAGCTGCATGTCTTGGAGAAAATGAATTTTGGCGACGGTGTCGCTCGTTACGATTTACGTGACGACAGTACACGTCATCATCACCATCACTTAATCTGCGTACAATGCGGGTCCGTGGATGAAATTATGGAAGATTGGCTCGGACCTTTGGAAGAACGGTTAGAGCAAGATTTTCATTTTCAAGTGCTAGATCATCGACTTGATTTTCAAGGTATTTGCTATCGCTGTAACGATCGAGGAAAACCGGACTCATTGGACAAATCTAAAATAACAGTTTCCGAATAG
- the spoIIM gene encoding stage II sporulation protein M translates to MNRNLTMKQYMKDNLPLFIFVSVLFIIGVVFGAVMVNALSLEQKQEMTRHLGSFFHEINEGAEFDNRQSFVQAFGMHMKWILLIWLFGLSIVGLPLILVLDFLKGVLIGFTVGYLVGQMSWKGMLFALVSVAPQNLIVIPAILFCSVAAMAFSIYMIKNRFMSRNGNIYQPFMRYTTITLLMGVFLLGAALWEGYMSQMMMKWVTPMLVGLYG, encoded by the coding sequence ATGAATAGGAATCTAACGATGAAACAATATATGAAAGATAATTTGCCGCTATTTATATTCGTCTCCGTACTTTTCATCATTGGGGTCGTGTTCGGCGCCGTGATGGTGAATGCACTTTCTTTGGAACAAAAGCAAGAAATGACTCGTCATTTGGGCAGTTTTTTTCATGAAATTAATGAAGGCGCCGAGTTTGACAACAGACAATCGTTCGTTCAAGCTTTTGGCATGCATATGAAGTGGATTTTGTTAATATGGCTTTTTGGTTTGTCGATTGTCGGGCTGCCATTGATTCTCGTCTTGGACTTTCTTAAAGGTGTGCTAATTGGGTTTACGGTTGGGTATCTGGTCGGCCAAATGTCATGGAAGGGCATGTTATTTGCACTTGTATCCGTTGCGCCCCAGAATCTGATTGTGATACCGGCTATCCTATTCTGCAGTGTAGCTGCGATGGCGTTCTCGATCTATATGATCAAAAATCGCTTTATGAGCCGTAATGGAAACATATATCAGCCCTTTATGCGCTATACAACGATAACACTCCTGATGGGGGTGTTCCTTCTTGGAGCAGCGCTTTGGGAAGGATATATGTCCCAAATGATGATGAAATGGGTAACGCCTATGCTTGTTGGCCTTTATGGATAA
- the mciZ gene encoding Z-ring formation inhibitor MciZ, whose protein sequence is MDMKSYVTDRQIRLVGKAWEIKRQLQLMLQQGGHTITLVDYVTGLHNPQRHKSLGNKPGPAIIPFPSR, encoded by the coding sequence ATGGATATGAAGAGCTATGTAACCGACCGTCAAATTCGACTTGTAGGAAAGGCTTGGGAAATCAAACGTCAATTGCAGCTCATGCTGCAGCAAGGTGGACATACAATTACCTTAGTCGATTATGTAACTGGCTTGCACAATCCGCAGCGGCACAAATCGCTTGGAAATAAGCCGGGTCCTGCGATAATCCCCTTCCCATCGAGGTAA
- a CDS encoding DUF3866 family protein, with product MLRVRHVQEGETGLMMRDEGTVADIISVREGLQIVTVWMRTGELEHAVHYTDTLPLLNPGDVVDLNVTAVKLMLGSGGFHIVLSIRDRGFDNHSTTSTNGHIMKLKYTPMQRSVLSIEEPASSFHSSFQGEMNVEGMPVLLGELHSMLPVVMCWLRYRHQQNKTSDRALEVAYIMTDGGALPLALSEHVAILEGMEWLKTTITYGQAYGGKVEAVNKFSALVAAKHVVNADISLVTMGPGIVGTNSRYGFSGLEVGELVNAVYALGGIPVVIPRISFADPRSRHQGISHHTLTALQLAARCPAVVPLPLLEAKESAVIQKQAQNLQLHRIEAMPSPSIAEIAEAFSLYPQPITSMGRGLSQDPAYFQAICAAADCASQLHNRLR from the coding sequence ATGCTTCGAGTAAGACACGTCCAGGAAGGGGAAACTGGCTTGATGATGCGGGATGAGGGTACGGTTGCGGATATTATTTCGGTCAGGGAGGGACTACAGATTGTCACCGTATGGATGCGGACCGGTGAGCTTGAGCACGCTGTACACTACACCGATACATTACCTTTGTTAAATCCAGGGGACGTGGTTGACTTAAATGTAACAGCCGTGAAGCTGATGTTAGGTTCAGGGGGATTTCATATCGTACTATCCATTCGTGACCGAGGATTCGATAACCATTCGACTACATCCACAAATGGACACATCATGAAGCTCAAATATACCCCAATGCAGCGAAGTGTGCTTTCTATTGAAGAACCAGCCAGCTCGTTTCATTCTTCGTTTCAAGGTGAGATGAATGTGGAGGGAATGCCGGTTTTGCTGGGCGAACTGCACAGTATGCTGCCTGTAGTGATGTGTTGGCTCCGATATCGACATCAACAGAACAAAACATCTGATCGAGCATTGGAGGTCGCCTATATCATGACAGATGGGGGGGCTCTTCCACTTGCCTTGAGTGAGCATGTGGCCATACTTGAGGGGATGGAATGGCTTAAAACAACCATTACTTATGGTCAAGCCTACGGGGGTAAGGTAGAAGCGGTTAATAAATTTAGCGCATTAGTTGCAGCGAAGCATGTTGTCAATGCAGATATCAGTCTTGTAACCATGGGGCCAGGCATTGTGGGAACGAATAGCCGATACGGTTTTTCGGGTCTTGAGGTTGGTGAACTTGTAAATGCGGTATATGCTCTTGGAGGGATTCCAGTGGTCATTCCGAGAATTTCCTTCGCTGATCCAAGGTCTCGGCATCAGGGCATTAGTCATCATACGCTTACAGCGCTGCAGCTGGCAGCGAGATGTCCGGCTGTAGTGCCTCTCCCACTTTTAGAGGCGAAAGAAAGTGCCGTTATTCAGAAGCAAGCACAGAATCTACAGCTGCATCGAATTGAAGCCATGCCGAGCCCATCGATTGCGGAAATCGCCGAAGCTTTTTCCCTGTATCCACAGCCCATTACCTCGATGGGAAGGGGATTATCGCAGGACCCGGCTTATTTCCAAGCGATTTGTGCCGCTGCGGATTGTGCAAGCCAGTTACATAATCGACTAAGGTAA